The Dasypus novemcinctus isolate mDasNov1 chromosome 12, mDasNov1.1.hap2, whole genome shotgun sequence genome includes a window with the following:
- the LOC101445860 gene encoding olfactory receptor 6C76-like: MKNQTSVKEFILLGLTDDPELNVLIFLFLFVTYILSIMGNLTIITLTLIDSHLKTPMYFFLRNFSFLEISFTTVCIPRFLVSIVTGDMSISYNSCMAQVFFFILLGSTEFFLLTAMSYDRYVAICKPLHYSTIMNSRVCIQLVISCWLVGFLIIFPPVIMGLQLDFCDSNIIDHFTCDSSPMLLISCSDTAFLELMGFVLAVFTLMVTLTLVILSYAFILRTILRIPSTEQRKKAFSTCSSHMIVVSISYGSCIFMYVKTSAREGVAFTKGIAVLNTSVAPMLNPFIYSLRNQQVKQSFKNSVKRCFFNKF, from the coding sequence atgaaaaatcaaacaTCTGTAAAAGAGTTCATCCTTCTGGGATTAACAGATGACCCAGAGCTGAATGtgctgatttttctatttctatttgtcACATATATCCTGAGTATCATGGGAAACCTGACTATCATCACCCTCACTCTGATAGATTCTCACCTCAAaacccccatgtatttcttccttaggaaTTTCTCTTTCCTAGAAATCTCATTCACAACAGTTTGTATTCCTAGATTTCTGGTCAGCATTGTAACAGGGGACATGAGCATTTCCTATAATTCTTGCATGGCCCAGGTATTCTTTTTCATACTCCTTGGCTCAACAGAATTCTTCCTTTTGACTGCTATGTCCTATGATCGTTATGTGGCTATCTGCAAGCCTTTGCATTACTCAACAATAATGAACAGCAGAGTCTGCATCCAACTTGTAATTAGCTGCTGGCTGGTGGGATTTCTCATTATCTTTCCACCTGTGATCATGGGTCTCCAGCTGGATTTCTGCGACTCCAACATCATTGACCACTTCACCTGTGACTCTTCACCTATGCTGCTGATCTCCTGCTCAGACACAGCATTCCTAGAGCTCATGGGATTTGTCCTGGCAGTATTCACTCTTATGGTAACCTTAACATTAGTGATTCTTTCCTATGCATTCATTCTTAGAACAATTCTGAGAATCCCCTCTACAGAGCAAAGGAAAAAGGCCTTTTCCACTTGTTCCTCACACATGATTGTTGTTTCTATTTCTTATGGAAGCTGCATTTTCATGTATGTCAAAACTTCAGCAAGAGAAGGAGTGGCTTTCACCAAAGGTATAGCAGTGCTCAATACCTCTGTTGCCCCAATGCTAaatcctttcatttattccttaaGGAACCAGCAGGTAAAACAGTCCTTTAAAAATTCAGTCAAAAGGTgtttcttcaataaattttaa